Below is a genomic region from bacterium.
AGAACCCGGACTCCACGCCCGACTCCTACGGCGGCACCAACTCCGCGATCCAGGTGGGCGACGACGGCAAGCTGGTCGCCGTGGCCGCCTCCGCCGCGAAGGCGCCCCCCGCCACGACGCTCAACCCGAAGCTGACCTACAGCGGCCGCTACCTGGGGCGCTACCTGGCCTGGAAGGACCGCGACGGCGACCCCCGCTTCCGAATGGAGCGCCCCGAGCAGAACGTCGACCTCAACTTCGACACCAAGGTGAGCGACGTCGTCGACGCCTACACCCGCCTGCGCCTGGACAACACGACCAACGTCGTGCTGAACAACATCCACGCGCAGCTCGACGAGGGCGCGGTCGACGTCCACCCCGGGCCCTACCGGGTCCTGGGCTACTGGGACATGGAGGCCCTGCAGCTGGGCGATCCCCTGAGCAGCGGCGGCGACGTGGACCTGCCCGGCACGATCCTCGACGACCACCTCATGGCGGGCAAGGGCACCGCCGGCGTCGTGGTCAGCGGCGCCCCCTTCGGCCTGCTGTACGAGGGCTTCTTCGCCGACGTGCACGACGCGGACTACTACAACGACATCAACCTCTACGACAACACCGGCCGCGACATCTTCGGCTCGCGCCTGTCCCACCGGGCGCTGGGGCTGACCTTCGGCGTCCCGCTGTACCTGCAGCGCGAGCTGGTGTGGGTGGACCTGACCAGCCAGCTGGGCCAGCCCGACGGCACCGGCATCGCCGCCCTGGACCGCTACCTGGACCGGACGGGCGACACGAGCGACTGGTTCGAGCTGGACCGCCTCGACATGCGCCTGGGCTTCGACCTCACGCGCGAGCTGTCGGGCGGCCGCGGACGCGCCCAGCTGGAGTGGCTGTACGCGGCGGCCGACGAGCGCTTCGTCACCGGCAACCGCACCGGTTTCAACAGCACCAACGGCCAGGTCGACGTCGACCTCGCCACGCGCGCCTTCCGCATCTGGCACGCCTCGCTCGAGCAGACCCTGCGGCCCGGCCGCTCGGTGAACGTCGAGCACACCTACGTGTCCGAGAGCGGGGCGCAGCCCGGCGAGGTTTCCACGGGCTTCCTGTTCCTGGACCAGGCCAGCGCCAGCAACCGCGTCTACATCGGCATCGGTGCGGCGCGGCCCTCGCAGACGACGGAGTACACCGAGCTGACCTGGCGCGAGGAGGCCGAGGACCGCAGCCACCTGCTGTGGGTGCAGCGCTCCGCCGCCACCGCCGACTTCGCCGCCGCCGGCCGCGCCGCACCCGACGGCGGGGCGACGGCCGACGCGACGGTCTGGACGGTGGCGACCCGCCACACCGTCGGCACGCCGGGCGACACCTGGGGGCTGTGGGACCTGGAGGGCGCCTGGACGGACGCCGACGACGACATCGCGTCGATCCACGGGCACACCCTGGAGGGCATCCTGCGCGCCGACCGGCAGGTCTCGCGGCGCATGCACGCGCTGCTGAACCTGCGCTGGATCGACTACAACGTGGACGACGTCGGCGGCGGCGACGACGATTTCTTCGCGCCCTGGCTCGGCCTGCAGTACCTGCCCAGCCCGCGCCTGGACGTGACCTTCTTCTACGGCGTGGACCCGCTCGACTTCGGCATCGACTACGACGGCCGCGAGATCGGCCGCTGGCGCTACCGCCGCCAGTACGTGCAGGACCACGCGGGGACCACGAACCTCGACGCCGAGCGGGCGCTCGCGGACGTCCAGGTCATGGGGATCCGCGCCAACATGCGCTTCTAGGAACGGGAGTGAGATGAGCAAGCACCGACGTCCGCGACTGCTGCGCCCGGCCACCC
It encodes:
- a CDS encoding glycogen-binding domain-containing protein, translated to MRKHDPILLAAVLLLATLLSAAPPAAAAVKSVPVGVKFTHQAPGAGAVNLAGSFNGWDAQRHPLTDEGGGVWSIVMALKPGKYEYKFVVDGAWFADAENPDSTPDSYGGTNSAIQVGDDGKLVAVAASAAKAPPATTLNPKLTYSGRYLGRYLAWKDRDGDPRFRMERPEQNVDLNFDTKVSDVVDAYTRLRLDNTTNVVLNNIHAQLDEGAVDVHPGPYRVLGYWDMEALQLGDPLSSGGDVDLPGTILDDHLMAGKGTAGVVVSGAPFGLLYEGFFADVHDADYYNDINLYDNTGRDIFGSRLSHRALGLTFGVPLYLQRELVWVDLTSQLGQPDGTGIAALDRYLDRTGDTSDWFELDRLDMRLGFDLTRELSGGRGRAQLEWLYAAADERFVTGNRTGFNSTNGQVDVDLATRAFRIWHASLEQTLRPGRSVNVEHTYVSESGAQPGEVSTGFLFLDQASASNRVYIGIGAARPSQTTEYTELTWREEAEDRSHLLWVQRSAATADFAAAGRAAPDGGATADATVWTVATRHTVGTPGDTWGLWDLEGAWTDADDDIASIHGHTLEGILRADRQVSRRMHALLNLRWIDYNVDDVGGGDDDFFAPWLGLQYLPSPRLDVTFFYGVDPLDFGIDYDGREIGRWRYRRQYVQDHAGTTNLDAERALADVQVMGIRANMRF